A section of the Rhodothermus profundi genome encodes:
- a CDS encoding sodium:solute symporter family protein, whose translation MSIIGWTFFWVAITFAVYIGIAIWSRVKDTAGFYVAGQGIPSIANGAAVAADWMSAASFISMAGLISFMGYDGAVYLMGWTGGYVLLAVLLAPFLRKFGKFTVPDFVGERYYSNAARVVAAIAALFVSFTYVAGQMRGVGVVFSRFLQVDIVWGVIIGMAIVSLYAVLGGMKGITWTQVAQYTVLIIAYLIPAFAIAYTLTGIPLPQLALGKVLPQLDQLQYELVGNLYSQPFKGSWDMLNVFCVTFALMTGTAGLPHVIVRFYTVRRVVDARWSAFWALFFIGLLYLTAPAVAMFARYYILNAFSELGPTGMLDLSWVQNWAQTGLIRTSEWSEGMTAAALLSTIDRDIIVLATPEIANLSAWVVGLVAAGGLAAALSTASGLLLVIGSAMAHDIYGQIINPSAPDHVKLTVARVMIFVGVVIAGLLGIFPPGFVAEVVAFAFGLACSSFFPIIVLGVFWKRCTKEGAIAGMLTGLIFTFTLIVLMRADRVLGLEEPILSTFLGINAQGVGTIGMILNFIVTILVSLRTPPPPKEVQTLVEQIRYPRVLRAEELESA comes from the coding sequence ATGAGCATTATCGGTTGGACTTTCTTCTGGGTGGCGATTACATTCGCCGTCTATATCGGAATCGCCATCTGGAGCCGCGTAAAGGACACAGCCGGCTTTTACGTAGCTGGCCAGGGAATTCCCAGCATTGCGAACGGCGCTGCCGTTGCCGCCGACTGGATGAGTGCGGCCAGCTTTATCTCCATGGCCGGGCTGATTTCGTTCATGGGCTATGACGGAGCGGTCTACCTTATGGGATGGACCGGAGGCTATGTGTTGCTGGCCGTGCTGCTGGCACCGTTCCTGCGCAAGTTTGGCAAGTTTACGGTGCCCGACTTTGTCGGCGAGCGCTACTACTCCAATGCGGCCCGTGTGGTAGCCGCTATTGCTGCCCTGTTCGTTTCCTTCACGTACGTGGCCGGGCAAATGCGCGGCGTGGGCGTGGTCTTTAGCCGTTTCCTGCAGGTGGATATCGTCTGGGGGGTCATCATTGGAATGGCGATTGTCTCGCTCTATGCCGTGCTGGGCGGCATGAAAGGGATCACCTGGACCCAGGTAGCCCAGTATACCGTACTGATCATCGCCTACTTGATCCCGGCCTTCGCCATTGCCTACACGCTCACGGGCATTCCGCTGCCCCAGTTGGCGCTGGGAAAGGTGTTGCCTCAGTTGGACCAGCTTCAGTATGAACTCGTTGGCAACCTCTACAGCCAGCCGTTCAAGGGAAGCTGGGACATGCTGAACGTCTTCTGCGTGACGTTTGCGCTGATGACAGGAACGGCTGGCCTGCCGCACGTCATTGTACGCTTTTACACCGTGCGGCGCGTGGTAGACGCGCGCTGGTCGGCTTTCTGGGCGCTGTTCTTCATTGGACTGCTGTATCTGACAGCGCCAGCCGTGGCCATGTTTGCACGCTACTACATTCTGAACGCGTTTAGTGAGCTGGGGCCGACCGGCATGCTCGACCTGAGCTGGGTTCAGAACTGGGCGCAAACAGGGCTGATTCGCACGAGCGAGTGGAGCGAAGGCATGACAGCAGCCGCGCTGCTCAGCACCATTGACCGTGATATCATTGTGCTGGCCACGCCAGAAATCGCCAACCTGTCGGCCTGGGTGGTCGGATTAGTGGCAGCCGGTGGACTGGCCGCAGCGCTTTCGACCGCTTCGGGACTGCTGCTGGTCATCGGCTCGGCCATGGCGCATGACATCTATGGCCAGATCATCAACCCCAGCGCACCCGATCACGTGAAGCTGACAGTTGCCCGGGTCATGATCTTTGTAGGTGTCGTGATTGCTGGACTGCTGGGCATCTTCCCACCGGGCTTTGTGGCGGAGGTTGTGGCCTTTGCCTTTGGGCTGGCTTGCTCCAGCTTCTTCCCGATTATTGTGCTGGGCGTGTTCTGGAAACGGTGCACCAAGGAAGGGGCCATCGCGGGCATGCTGACCGGCCTGATCTTTACCTTCACGCTGATTGTGCTGATGCGCGCCGACCGGGTGCTGGGGCTCGAAGAGCCTATTTTGAGCACCTTCCTGGGCATCAATGCGCAGGGTGTGGGCACGATTGGCATGATTCTGAACTTTATCGTGACGATTCTGGTCTCGCTGCGCACGCCGCCTCCGCCGAAGGAGGTGCAGACGCTCGTGGAGCAGATTCGCTATCCACGGGTGCTGCGGGCCGAAGAGCTGGAATCGGCCTGA
- a CDS encoding serine hydrolase — protein MTGINLKRHLLIASGLLVLAIAFVVLRYRDTFSVMLENLRAMREGRALAETLRSPQDLVDYLAGQPHTVSLVAFDLEAPDSGLYFQADVARPVAGLPRLLLLAGYVQAVQQGKLNPEERVARRTLDRYVLPSLGAQIHQHALTLLAADDSLRLEQVMHLLLQGNDPAAHDYLLLRLGPSALSKLPERLGVPALEPPLPVLGLFLSWHALPVVQQYGRAPYRLTRQVVRDTMLHRTLAQQFEQQGSGLSLWDQRDRAQATYPRGTAQAYALLLQRIATDTSTWGRNMRRYLERPLPDTLQVNLKTLAVESGLFPGLVSVAAYARRHDRSGVRIVVLLMEQVPMAVLYHLAQTRLEQGLVLQLLGDDVFFKQVRRRLPS, from the coding sequence ATGACCGGAATCAATCTGAAGCGGCACCTGCTCATTGCCAGCGGACTGCTCGTGCTGGCGATCGCCTTTGTTGTACTGCGCTACCGGGATACGTTTAGCGTTATGCTGGAAAACCTGCGCGCCATGCGCGAAGGGCGCGCGCTGGCTGAAACGCTACGCAGTCCCCAGGATCTGGTTGACTACCTGGCCGGGCAGCCGCATACGGTTTCTCTGGTAGCATTCGACCTGGAGGCGCCAGATTCCGGGCTGTACTTTCAGGCAGACGTGGCGCGGCCCGTCGCCGGACTGCCACGTTTGCTGCTGCTGGCCGGATATGTGCAAGCCGTCCAACAGGGAAAACTGAATCCAGAGGAACGGGTAGCTCGCCGCACACTTGATCGGTACGTGCTGCCGTCGCTGGGCGCACAGATCCACCAGCATGCGCTGACACTCCTGGCAGCAGACGATTCGTTGCGCCTGGAGCAGGTCATGCACCTTTTGCTGCAAGGAAATGACCCGGCTGCCCACGACTATCTGCTGCTGCGGCTGGGGCCGTCTGCCCTGTCGAAATTACCAGAACGACTGGGCGTACCTGCCCTTGAACCGCCGCTGCCTGTGCTCGGGTTGTTTCTAAGCTGGCATGCCCTTCCAGTGGTGCAGCAATACGGCAGGGCCCCCTACAGATTAACCCGGCAAGTGGTGCGCGATACAATGCTGCATCGCACTCTGGCGCAACAGTTTGAACAGCAGGGATCCGGGCTCAGTCTGTGGGACCAACGTGACCGGGCGCAGGCGACCTATCCCAGAGGGACGGCGCAGGCCTACGCCCTGCTGCTGCAACGCATTGCGACCGATACCTCGACCTGGGGGCGCAACATGCGCCGCTATCTGGAACGCCCCCTGCCTGACACCCTGCAGGTTAACCTGAAGACACTGGCGGTCGAAAGTGGCTTATTTCCGGGACTGGTCAGTGTGGCGGCTTATGCTCGGCGACATGATCGTTCGGGCGTGCGTATTGTGGTCCTCTTGATGGAGCAAGTGCCTATGGCTGTGCTTTACCATCTGGCTCAAACGCGCCTGGAACAAGGTCTGGTATTGCAATTGCTGGGCGATGACGTTTTCTTTAAGCAGGTGCGCAGACGATTGCCGTCGTGA
- a CDS encoding isoamylase early set domain-containing protein translates to MIEKKQTRRGISVTFKLPAEVARESVAVVGDFNNWDPAAHRMRLYRNKGYWSKTIVLKPGTYQFRYLVDGERWINDDQADGYTPSPFFSENCLLHIR, encoded by the coding sequence ATGATCGAAAAAAAGCAAACCCGTCGCGGCATCAGCGTAACCTTCAAGTTGCCAGCCGAGGTTGCGCGCGAAAGTGTGGCTGTCGTAGGCGATTTTAACAACTGGGATCCGGCTGCCCATCGCATGCGCCTGTACCGGAATAAAGGATATTGGAGTAAAACGATTGTGCTCAAGCCCGGCACATATCAGTTTCGCTATCTGGTAGACGGCGAACGTTGGATCAACGATGATCAAGCGGACGGCTATACGCCCAGCCCCTTTTTCAGCGAGAATTGTTTGCTGCACATAAGATAG
- a CDS encoding NAD(+)/NADH kinase has product MIYGITGNTQKEQLWEPVASLVRWLEAQGLEARLHPAVARGLVARKLLSDSKAAALTAHDLAAEVDVLLSFGGDGTLLQSAHLAGRRGTPVLGVNIGRMGFLADVEVEQVREAIRTIEAGDFHLEARMVLEAELEDGSTPALPWALNEFVIDRSGLAGLITIEVTVDGVPLNRYWADGLIFATPTGSTAYSLSAGGPIVSPNCEVVILTPIAPHTLTLRPIVLPASVEIDVRVYTGGQPYVLAADGHSQLIHREGQRITIRKAQHTVNLVKLPGRHYFQTLRTKLMWGAR; this is encoded by the coding sequence ATGATCTACGGCATTACCGGCAATACGCAGAAAGAACAGCTCTGGGAGCCCGTTGCTTCGCTGGTTCGTTGGCTGGAGGCGCAGGGATTGGAGGCCCGCCTTCACCCGGCCGTAGCGCGCGGTCTGGTTGCACGCAAGCTGCTTTCCGATAGTAAAGCAGCAGCGCTGACCGCACATGATCTGGCGGCCGAAGTGGACGTGCTGCTCTCTTTTGGAGGCGATGGTACGTTGCTGCAGAGTGCTCATCTGGCAGGCCGCCGGGGTACCCCTGTGCTGGGCGTTAACATCGGCCGCATGGGCTTTCTGGCCGATGTAGAAGTTGAGCAGGTACGCGAGGCTATTCGCACCATTGAGGCGGGCGATTTCCACCTGGAAGCCCGCATGGTTCTCGAAGCCGAGCTGGAAGATGGATCCACCCCGGCCCTCCCCTGGGCTCTGAACGAATTTGTAATCGACCGCAGCGGGCTGGCGGGGCTGATCACCATTGAGGTCACCGTCGATGGCGTACCGCTGAATCGCTACTGGGCCGATGGACTCATCTTTGCTACGCCCACCGGTTCAACAGCCTACTCGCTGTCGGCAGGGGGGCCCATTGTTTCCCCGAACTGTGAAGTGGTAATCCTGACGCCTATTGCTCCGCATACGCTGACGCTGCGCCCTATAGTGCTGCCGGCTTCGGTCGAGATTGACGTGCGGGTGTACACAGGCGGCCAGCCATATGTGCTGGCTGCTGACGGCCACAGCCAGCTTATCCATCGCGAAGGCCAGCGCATCACGATCCGGAAAGCCCAGCACACCGTTAACCTGGTCAAACTGCCAGGCCGGCATTATTTTCAAACGCTACGCACCAAACTGATGTGGGGGGCGCGGTAA
- a CDS encoding YifB family Mg chelatase-like AAA ATPase, producing the protein MLSRVWSSTTLGIDAIPVEIETHIEPGMPRYTVVGLPDGAVRESRDRIQAALRNSGLPIPRGVITVNLAPADLRKEGAAFDLPMALGLLAAGEGSPSPEALDPFVIVGELALDGKVRPVRGVLPIAMQARRDGRKGIIVPRDNAEEAALVEGLDVYPVTSLQEAVELLTGAAPRKPFQQDLQLLFAEAQTYEVDFAEVRGQENVKRALEVAAAGGHNVLMVGPPGAGKTMLAKRLPTILPPMTPEEALETTKIHSVGGKLNGAGLVARRPFRAPHHTISDAGLCGGGAHPMPGEISLAHNGVLFLDELPEFKRQVLEVLRQPLESGQITISRARFTVEYPARFMLVASMNPCPCGHLNDPRRTCVCTPPQVQRYLSKISGPLLDRIDLHIEVTPVPFEELSRKQEGESSASIRARVVAARERQAARFQDVPGIYCNAQMPARLVRRYCTLDAEGQQLMKMAIHRLGLSARAYDRILKVARTIADLAGSATIRPEHLSEAIQYRSLDRESWFMP; encoded by the coding sequence ATGCTGAGCCGAGTCTGGAGCAGCACAACGCTGGGGATCGACGCCATTCCCGTTGAGATTGAGACGCACATCGAGCCCGGCATGCCGCGTTACACAGTGGTGGGGTTGCCTGACGGAGCGGTGCGAGAAAGCCGTGATCGCATTCAGGCGGCACTGCGTAACAGTGGGCTGCCGATACCTCGCGGGGTTATCACCGTGAATCTGGCACCAGCGGACCTGCGCAAGGAAGGAGCTGCCTTTGATCTGCCGATGGCGCTGGGATTGCTGGCGGCCGGTGAAGGAAGTCCGAGTCCAGAAGCCTTAGATCCGTTCGTGATTGTCGGGGAGCTGGCGCTGGACGGCAAAGTGCGGCCGGTGCGAGGCGTACTGCCCATTGCCATGCAGGCCCGGCGTGATGGTCGTAAAGGTATCATTGTGCCTCGAGACAACGCCGAAGAAGCGGCGCTGGTGGAAGGACTGGACGTGTATCCGGTTACCTCACTCCAGGAAGCCGTAGAGCTGTTGACCGGTGCAGCGCCGCGCAAGCCATTTCAACAGGATCTCCAGTTGCTGTTTGCCGAAGCGCAGACGTACGAGGTGGACTTTGCGGAGGTGCGGGGACAGGAAAATGTTAAGCGGGCGCTGGAAGTGGCAGCAGCCGGCGGACACAACGTGCTAATGGTAGGGCCGCCGGGCGCCGGTAAAACAATGCTGGCTAAACGATTACCTACGATCCTGCCGCCCATGACCCCGGAGGAAGCGCTGGAAACCACTAAAATTCATTCGGTAGGTGGCAAGTTGAATGGGGCAGGATTGGTGGCCCGGCGGCCTTTCCGTGCACCGCATCATACGATTTCGGATGCCGGGCTCTGCGGGGGAGGCGCACATCCGATGCCGGGAGAAATTTCTCTGGCCCATAATGGCGTACTGTTTCTGGATGAGTTGCCCGAGTTCAAACGCCAGGTTCTTGAAGTGCTTCGCCAGCCGCTTGAGTCGGGGCAAATTACAATCAGCCGGGCGCGTTTTACGGTCGAATATCCCGCGCGATTCATGCTGGTGGCCAGTATGAATCCCTGTCCGTGCGGGCATCTGAATGATCCGCGGCGCACCTGCGTGTGCACGCCTCCTCAGGTGCAGCGCTATTTATCAAAAATCAGCGGACCACTGCTGGACCGTATTGACCTGCACATTGAAGTGACGCCTGTGCCCTTTGAGGAGCTCAGTCGCAAGCAGGAGGGAGAGTCATCCGCATCCATTCGGGCTCGGGTGGTAGCCGCGCGAGAGCGACAGGCTGCGCGGTTTCAGGACGTGCCCGGGATTTATTGCAACGCACAGATGCCAGCGCGTCTGGTGCGCCGTTACTGCACGTTGGACGCCGAAGGGCAGCAGCTTATGAAAATGGCCATTCACCGACTGGGATTAAGCGCCCGGGCCTATGATCGCATCCTGAAAGTGGCCCGAACCATCGCAGACCTGGCCGGCAGCGCCACAATTCGGCCGGAGCACCTGTCGGAAGCGATCCAGTATCGCTCCCTGGATCGGGAATCATGGTTTATGCCGTGA
- a CDS encoding ExbD/TolR family protein, with the protein MPLNFSTSRKPLTSFALAGLADIVLLLLIFFLLTSSFIPQFGIRVNLPRVEAGAPTQARYVTVVITEDGRFYVEQQQVAREDLLSTLRTVKGDRNTLVLRADRKATVEQFAYVASTAKALGMTILMATERPDVSPRR; encoded by the coding sequence ATGCCCCTGAATTTCTCCACCTCGCGCAAGCCCCTGACCTCCTTTGCATTGGCCGGACTGGCCGATATTGTGCTGTTGCTGTTGATTTTCTTTCTGCTTACTTCCAGCTTCATTCCTCAGTTTGGCATTCGCGTCAACTTACCCCGCGTCGAGGCCGGAGCTCCTACCCAGGCCCGTTATGTGACAGTTGTGATTACGGAAGATGGCCGTTTTTACGTTGAGCAGCAGCAGGTCGCACGCGAAGACCTGCTGAGCACGCTTCGCACTGTTAAAGGTGACCGTAATACCCTGGTGCTCCGGGCCGACCGAAAAGCCACGGTGGAACAGTTTGCGTACGTGGCCAGCACAGCTAAAGCGCTCGGCATGACGATCTTGATGGCTACGGAGCGGCCCGACGTAAGTCCACGTCGCTGA